In the genome of Tetrapisispora phaffii CBS 4417 chromosome 14, complete genome, one region contains:
- the ALG7 gene encoding UDP-N-acetylglucosamine--dolichyl-phosphate N-acetylglucosaminephosphotransferase (similar to Saccharomyces cerevisiae ALG7 (YBR243C); ancestral locus Anc_6.158) — translation MATYFLLLGALGLLYCSKLYSSILASVGFSVIGYVVTDFLIPRVSPSFVKIGLFGKDLNKPTQPVIPETIGAVASTVYIFIMMFCIPFIFFKEMVTTVGGGHRDLSQTENVNGGLFLHNKLSEFLSGLLCLETTTLIGIADDLFDLRWRHKFLLPAVAAIPLLVVYYVDFGVTYVLIPKFMRKWLNGKTNIDLGSIYYLYMASMSIFCPNSINILAGVNGLEVGQSIVLGVIALLNDILYLSIGPEVSHEAHRLSIILITPFIGVSLALFKWNRWPARVFVGDTYCYFAGMVFAVVGILGHFSKTMLLLFIPQIVNFIYSCPQLFGLVFCPRHRLPKLNEKDGKLYPSRADLIENPPKKVFVPVLYFLHFCKLIDLEFETKDNKTIIKSCSNMTIINLTLVWLGPMREDKLCNNILAIQFITGLLSVGIRHIIGTILFGTDNLHPITSN, via the coding sequence ATGGCGACTTACTTTCTACTGCTGGGTGCACTGGGTCTGTTATATTGCTCGAAACTGTACTCCTCCATTTTAGCTTCGGTTGGGTTCAGTGTTATCGGTTATGTGGTTACTGATTTTTTGATACCAAGAGTGAGTCCTTCTTTTGTAAAGATTGGATTGTTTGGTAAGGATTTGAATAAACCAACCCAGCCTGTTATACCTGAGACTATTGGTGCAGTGGCATCTACTGTATACATCTTTATTATGATGTTTTGTATTcctttcattttctttaaagaaATGGTCACTACTGTGGGTGGAGGACACAGAGACTTGTCACAAACTGAGAATGTCAACGGAGGTTTGTTTCTACATAACAAGCTTTCAGAATTCCTAAGTGGTCTGCTCTGTTTGGAGACCACCACTTTGATTGGTATAGCTGATGATTTGTTCGACTTACGTTGGAGACATAAGTTTCTACTGCCTGCCGTGGCTGCAATCCCACTTCTAGTTGTATACTATGTTGATTTTGGTGTCACTTATGTGCTAATTCCTAAATTCATGAGAAAATGGTTGAATGGAAAGACCAATATAGACTTAGGTTCGATTTACTACCTGTACATGGCGTCAATGAGTATTTTCTGTCCAAATTCAATTAACATCTTAGCCGGTGTCAATGGGTTAGAAGTGGGCCAAAGTATCGTGCTGGGTGTCATTGCATTGCTGAATgacattttatatttatctattGGACCAGAAGTCTCGCACGAGGCTCACAGATTATCGATCATCTTAATCACACCATTCATTGGGGTCTCGTTAGCTTTGTTCAAATGGAACCGCTGGCCTGCTAGAGTCTTTGTCGGCGACAcatattgttattttgCCGGTATGGTGTTTGCAGTGGTAGGTATACTGGGCCATTTTTCCAAGACAATGCTATTACTATTTATCCCACAGATCGTCAACTTCATATACTCCTGTCCACAACTGTTCGGTTTAGTGTTCTGTCCAAGACATAGACTACCAAAATTAAACGAAAAAGATGGAAAACTGTACCCTTCAAGAGCGGACCTAATCGAAAACCCACCAAAGAAAGTCTTCGTCCCAGTCCTATATTTCCTACACTTCTGCAAGTTGATTGATTTAGAATTCGAAACAAAAGATAACAAAACAATCATAAAATCATGTTCAAACATGACAATAATAAACTTAACCCTCGTGTGGTTAGGTCCAATGCGAGAAGACAAATTATGTAACAATATCCTAGCCATCCAGTTCATAACTGGACTGTTGTCAGTTGGTATAAGACACATAATCGGAACTATCCTCTTCGGAACTGACAACTTGCATCCTATCACATCGAATTGA
- the VVS1 gene encoding Vvs1p (similar to Saccharomyces cerevisiae YBR241C and VPS73 (YGL104C); ancestral locus Anc_6.155) yields the protein MDEPVMPYSKSRLIANHFIFTIAVICLGSMQFGYHLAELNAPQQFLSCSEFSDKFDEIPYSDTWLGRHNLEQCIPLDSTQLGTVISMFSVGGLAGSYFARVISNKYGRKKSLILGNLLNVVSSWILFASNKYGSLVLGRTLSGFASGVIMVNVPLFINEITPLRLKGLMGSMNQVSVNCGILVTQFVALFYANSYDWRWILFVGIVLGLLNLALVLKINESPKWLCLNDDVFGAELVLLKLRQDREVVVREIEEIQNELEPNDSADSTADPLDGHHDRRSPTLWEYISKKKYSKPRTVITMLLMGQQFVGINSIIFYGVKVVNNIAPNWAISINFGISLMNLAVTIASSAIVDKKGRKPLLLLSVSIMAITSFFISVSITHKLVSLLIISLFAYIAAFAIGAGPIPFLIISELSNATDSVTAQSYGTISNWIAVFIIAFCFPFLHDLFGGYVYTLFSLFALYFTYYIYKRVPETKGKSNYSQVWSNY from the coding sequence ATGGATGAACCTGTAATGCCTTATTCGAAGTCTCGATTGATTGCtaatcattttatttttactattGCCGTAATATGTTTGGGGTCAATGCAATTTGGGTATCATCTTGCTGAATTGAACGCTCCTCAACAATTTTTGTCATGTTCTGAGTTTAGtgataaatttgatgaaattcCATATTCTGATACCTGGTTAGGTAGACACAATTTAGAACAGTGTATTCCATTGGATAGCACTCAATTGGGTACTGTGATCTCGATGTTCAGTGTGGGAGGATTAGCAGGTTCTTATTTTGCAAGAGTTATTTCAAACAAATACGGCAGAAAGAAATCACTTATTCTAggtaatttattgaatgtCGTTAGTTCCTGGATACTTTTTGCCAGCAATAAATACGGTTCTTTAGTTCTAGGAAGAACCTTAAGTGGGTTTGCTAGTGGTGTTATTATGGTCAACGTTCCTCTATTTATTAACGAAATCACTCCATTGCGTTTGAAAGGGTTGATGGGTTCGATGAATCAAGTATCCGTCAATTGTGGTATCTTGGTGACACAATTTGTTGCGTTGTTTTATGCAAACTCATATGACTGGAGATGGATTCTCTTTGTAGGCATTGTCCTAGGTTTGTTGAATTTAGCTCTCGTTCTCAAGATTAATGAATCTCCAAAATGGTTGTGTCTTAATGACGACGTTTTTGGAGCTGAACTTGTCTTGTTAAAGTTACGTCAAGATAGAGAAGTGGTTGTTAgagaaattgaagaaatcCAAAATGAATTGGAACCTAATGACAGTGCAGATTCAACAGCAGACCCTCTAGATGGCCATCACGATCGTCGTTCTCCAACATTATGGGAATACATTTCGAAGAAAAAATACTCTAAGCCACGTACTGTTATTACAATGCTACTAATGGGACAACAATTTGTAGGTATCAACTCGATCATCTTCTATGGTGTCAAAGTTGTTAACAATATAGCTCCAAACTGGGCTATTTCCATAAACTTTGgaatttcattaatgaatttagcTGTCACCATAGCTTCTTCTGCTATAGTTGATAAAAAGGGGCGTAAACCTTTGCTATTACTATCGGTATCGATAATGGCGATAACCTCATTTTTCATAAGTGTGAGTATCACTCATAAACTCGTTTCTTTGTTGATAATCTCATTATTTGCGTATATTGCTGCATTTGCCATCGGAGCTGGACCTattccatttttaataatctcAGAATTATCCAATGCAACAGACTCAGTGACTGCTCAAAGTTATGGTACGATCTCGAACTGGATCGCAGTTTTCATAATCGCTTTCTGCTTCCCATTCCTTCATGATCTATTCGGAGGGTATGTTTACACATTGTTCTCACTATTTGCGCTATATTTCACTTACTATATCTACAAGAGAGTCCCAGAAACGAAGGGCAAGTCCAATTATTCTCAAGTATGGTCGAATTActaa
- the THI2 gene encoding Thi2p (similar to Saccharomyces cerevisiae THI2 (YBR240C); ancestral locus Anc_6.154) produces the protein MLVKNTNTRKFTGCWACRFKKKKCNEQRPQCTLCIQHGNHCSYDVKLIWLENNMYKLDTNSQMEHSDNIKETDTVEQYYNSNIISNDKNMADHVKTYKNKKFTISIRRLKIYDNAVPSVYGPVEGRDYRQDTVEAILDDMLFKLENISELDGYVSGHQGPFHVFSNNYKKSNGIVKHSVTKKTPSNVDTKIIINFIDKCVPAWIADQFEDTTQDNKNILIMASTSYIKRALLSNKKLSKIYFQLLKLNQKELIQNLDHYLKDTYNLSPVILMLLLIRCPSEVMLISVMCEKWILQYLPNKIEPYHYPLINLTTKITSNLKVLDRCYNILKNQSLNGDSLLNRLLVQVTERITQCWCDKVFQEMVSFKDASHSWEQMHYWETKLQTQYSIAYSQNLRS, from the coding sequence ATGCTAGtcaaaaatacaaatacaaGAAAGTTTACAGGTTGCTGGGCTTGTAGAtttaagaagaagaaatgtAATGAACAGCGGCCACAATGCACATTATGCATTCAACATGGGAATCATTGTTCTTACGACGTTAAATTGATTTggttagaaaataatatgtaCAAATTGGATACGAATAGTCAAATGGAACATAGCGATAATATCAAAGAAACAGACACAGTTGaacaatattataactCAAACATAATATCAAATGACAAAAATATGGCTGATCATGTTAAAACATATAAGAATAAGAAGTTCACTATAAGTATTCGTCgtttgaaaatttatgaCAATGCTGTTCCCTCAGTCTATGGACCTGTAGAAGGTAGAGATTATAGACAAGATACGGTGGAAGCAATTTTGGATGACatgttatttaaattagaGAACATTTCCGAACTTGATGGCTATGTCTCTGGTCACCAAGGACCATTTCATGTATTTTCAAACAACTATAAGAAATCGAATGGTATTGTCAAACATTCAGTGACGAAAAAAACTCCTTCAAATGTGGATACtaaaatcattatcaatttcattgaTAAGTGTGTACCAGCATGGATTGCTGACCAATTCGAAGATACCACACAAGATAACAAAAACATATTAATAATGGCATCCACGTCGTACATTAAAAGGGCGCTGCTTTCCAATAAGAAactatcaaaaatatatttccaGTTGCTCAAGTTGAACCAAAAGGAGCTAATCCAAAACCTTGATCACTATTTAAAGGACACATACAATTTGAGTCCTGTGATTCTGATGCTGCTTCTTATAAGATGTCCAAGTGAGGTGATGTTGATATCAGTAATGTGCGAAAAATGGATATTACAATACTTaccaaataaaatagaacCGTATCATTATCCCTTAATCAACTTGACAACTAAAATTACAAGTAATTTGAAGGTGCTCGACCGCTGCTATAACATATTAAAGAACCAATCACTAAATGGCGATAGCCTTCTAAACCGATTATTAGTACAGGTAACAGAACGTATCACCCAGTGCTGGTGTGACAAAGTTTTCCAAGAAATGGTTTCATTCAAAGATGCCTCACATTCCTGGGAGCAGATGCACTACTGGGAGACAAAACTACAAACACAGTACAGCATAGCATACAGCCAGAACCTGCGATCTTag